The following coding sequences are from one Achromobacter sp. B7 window:
- a CDS encoding efflux RND transporter periplasmic adaptor subunit gives MVSRKRIAVLVVFAAVLAAGGGYALTRGPGGGNVAVAQGAPAATPVEVAEVVNKTIVDWQRYSGRLEAIDRVDIRPLVSGTLTQVHFQDGSIVKKGDVLFTIDPRPYAAEVDRAAAALTAAKARASYTATELARGQRLLADNAIARRDFEEKQNAAREAAANLQGAQAALDYAKLNLGYTRIEAPVAGRVSRAEVTVGNVVAAGAASVPLTTLVSVSKMYASFDVDEQTFLKYVNPARNGKAGSVPVELGLANEEGYSRTGVVQSVDNRLDATSGTIRVRAEFDNADGSLLPGLYARVRLGGSDPRSAVLIDEKAIGTDQDKRYVLVLDDKNHAVYRQIKLGANQEGLRVVDSGLKPGERIVVNGLQRIRPGDAVTPTVVPMVAAKRAPVQTAAAQVQ, from the coding sequence ATGGTTTCGCGTAAACGTATTGCTGTGCTCGTTGTATTTGCCGCCGTGCTGGCGGCCGGTGGCGGTTATGCCCTGACCCGTGGCCCCGGTGGAGGCAACGTCGCCGTGGCCCAGGGCGCGCCCGCCGCGACCCCGGTCGAAGTGGCCGAAGTCGTCAACAAGACCATCGTGGACTGGCAGCGTTATTCCGGCCGCCTGGAAGCCATCGACCGCGTCGACATCCGCCCGCTGGTCTCCGGCACCCTGACGCAAGTGCACTTCCAGGACGGCAGCATCGTCAAGAAGGGCGACGTGCTGTTCACCATCGATCCGCGCCCCTACGCGGCCGAGGTTGACCGCGCCGCCGCCGCCCTGACCGCCGCCAAGGCCCGCGCGTCGTACACCGCCACTGAACTGGCGCGTGGCCAGCGCCTGCTGGCCGACAACGCCATCGCACGCCGCGACTTCGAGGAAAAGCAGAACGCCGCACGCGAAGCCGCCGCCAACCTGCAAGGCGCGCAGGCCGCGCTCGACTACGCCAAGCTGAACCTGGGCTACACGCGCATCGAAGCCCCCGTGGCTGGCCGCGTGTCGCGCGCCGAAGTCACCGTGGGCAACGTGGTGGCCGCCGGCGCCGCGTCCGTGCCGCTGACCACGCTGGTGTCGGTATCGAAGATGTACGCATCGTTCGATGTGGACGAACAAACGTTCCTGAAGTACGTGAACCCGGCGCGCAACGGCAAGGCCGGCTCGGTGCCGGTTGAACTGGGCCTGGCGAACGAAGAAGGCTATTCGCGTACCGGCGTCGTGCAGTCGGTGGACAACCGTCTGGACGCCACCTCGGGCACGATCCGCGTGCGCGCCGAATTCGACAACGCCGACGGCTCGCTGTTGCCCGGCCTGTACGCCCGCGTCCGCCTGGGCGGCAGCGACCCGCGTTCGGCCGTGCTGATCGACGAAAAAGCCATCGGCACCGACCAGGACAAGCGCTACGTGCTGGTGCTGGACGACAAGAACCACGCCGTCTACCGCCAGATCAAGCTGGGCGCCAACCAGGAAGGCCTGCGCGTCGTGGATTCCGGCCTGAAGCCCGGTGAACGCATCGTCGTCAACGGCCTGCAACGCATCCGTCCCGGCGACGCCGTGACCCCCACCGTCGTGCCCATGGTTGCCGCCAAGCGCGCACCGGTGCAGACCGCCGCGGCCCAGGTCCAGTAA
- a CDS encoding efflux RND transporter permease subunit: MNISKFFIDRPIFAGVLSILVLLAGLLAMFQLPISEYPEVVPPSVVVRAQYPGANPKVIAETVASPLEESINGVEDMLYMQSQANSDGNLTLTVNFKLGVDPDKAQQLVQNRVSQALPRLPPDVQRLGVTTAKSSPTLTLVVHLISPNDRYDITYLRNYAILNVKDRLARITGVGEVTVWGSGNYSMRVWLDPQKVAQRGMTASEVVAAIREQNVQVAAGVIGASPTQGDVPLQLNVNARGRLQSEEEFRDIILKTSSDGAVTHLSDVARVELDAQEYGLRSLLDNKQAVGMGIMQSPGANALDVSSKVRAAMAELSQDFPPGVEYRIEYDPTQFVRSSIEAVVHTLLEAIALVVLVVILFLQTWRASIIPLLAVPVSIVGTFALLLVFGYSINALSLFGMVLAIGIVVDDAIVVVENVERNIAAGLSPRDATYRAMREVSGPIIAIALTLCAVFVPLAFMTGLTGQFYKQFAMTIAISTVISAFNSLTLSPALSALLLKSHHDKQDWLTRGMNRVFGRFFNWFNNMFGRASESYGTGVSSVIRRKAGAMGVYAVLVAATIGVSYLVPGGFVPAQDKQYLIGFTQLPNGASLDRTEAVIRRMSDIALKEPGVQSAIAFPGLSINGFTNSSSAGIVFVTLKPFDERKGAELSGNAIAASLNQKFAAIQDSFIAVFPPPPVMGLGTLGGFKLQLEDRAALGYAELDKAKQAFLEKARQTPELGPAFSSYEINVPQLDVDLDRVKAKQLGVPVTEVFDTMQIYLGSMYVNDFNRFGRVFQVRAQADAQFRAHADDILQLKTRNAAGDMVPLSSLVTVNQTFGPEMVVRYNGYTAADINGGPAPGFSSDQAQAAAERVAAETLPRGVKFEWTDLTYQQILAGNAGLWVFPISVLLVFLVLAALYESLTLPLAVILIVPMSILAALTGVYLTGNDNNIFTQIGLMVLVGLSAKNAILIVEFARELEMSGRTPLEAAIEASRLRLRPILMTSIAFIMGVVPLVLSSGAGSEMRHAMGVAVFFGMLGVTLFGLFLTPVFYVLLRSLGGKPLHSASQHEAPECAPHIDPHAPPAPQTHA, from the coding sequence ATGAATATCTCAAAGTTCTTCATCGACCGGCCGATCTTTGCCGGTGTGCTGTCCATCCTGGTGTTGCTGGCCGGCCTGTTGGCCATGTTCCAGCTGCCCATTTCCGAATACCCGGAAGTCGTGCCGCCGTCGGTGGTGGTGCGCGCGCAGTATCCGGGCGCCAACCCCAAGGTCATCGCCGAGACCGTCGCGTCGCCGCTGGAAGAATCCATCAACGGCGTCGAGGACATGCTGTACATGCAGTCGCAGGCCAACAGCGACGGCAACCTGACGCTGACGGTCAACTTCAAGCTGGGCGTGGACCCGGACAAGGCGCAGCAGCTGGTGCAGAACCGTGTGTCGCAAGCGCTGCCGCGCCTGCCGCCGGACGTGCAGCGCCTGGGCGTGACCACCGCGAAAAGCTCGCCGACGCTGACGCTGGTGGTGCACCTGATTTCGCCTAACGACCGCTACGACATCACCTACCTGCGCAACTACGCCATCCTGAACGTCAAGGACCGCCTGGCCCGCATCACGGGCGTGGGCGAAGTCACGGTGTGGGGCTCGGGCAACTACTCGATGCGCGTGTGGCTGGACCCGCAGAAAGTCGCGCAGCGGGGCATGACGGCGTCGGAAGTCGTTGCCGCCATTCGCGAACAAAACGTGCAGGTTGCCGCCGGCGTGATCGGCGCATCGCCCACGCAGGGCGACGTGCCCTTGCAGCTGAACGTGAACGCGCGTGGCCGTCTGCAAAGCGAAGAAGAGTTCCGCGACATCATCCTGAAGACCTCGTCCGACGGCGCCGTGACGCACTTGTCCGACGTCGCCCGCGTGGAGCTGGACGCGCAGGAATACGGCCTGCGTTCGCTGCTGGACAACAAGCAGGCGGTGGGCATGGGCATCATGCAATCGCCGGGCGCGAACGCGCTGGACGTGTCGTCCAAGGTGCGCGCCGCCATGGCCGAGCTGTCGCAAGACTTCCCGCCGGGCGTGGAATACCGCATCGAATACGACCCCACGCAGTTCGTGCGTTCCAGTATCGAAGCCGTGGTGCACACGCTGCTGGAAGCCATTGCGCTGGTCGTGCTGGTGGTGATCCTGTTCCTGCAAACGTGGCGCGCATCGATCATCCCGCTGCTGGCCGTGCCGGTCTCCATCGTGGGTACGTTCGCGCTGCTGCTGGTGTTCGGCTATTCCATCAACGCCTTGTCGCTGTTCGGGATGGTGCTTGCCATCGGGATCGTGGTGGACGATGCGATCGTGGTGGTGGAAAACGTGGAACGCAACATCGCGGCGGGCTTGAGTCCACGCGACGCCACCTACCGCGCCATGCGCGAAGTCAGCGGCCCCATCATCGCCATCGCGTTGACGCTGTGCGCCGTGTTCGTGCCGCTGGCGTTCATGACGGGCCTGACCGGCCAGTTCTACAAGCAGTTCGCCATGACGATTGCCATCTCGACGGTGATCTCGGCCTTTAACTCGCTGACCCTGTCGCCCGCGCTGTCGGCCCTGCTGCTCAAAAGCCATCACGACAAGCAGGACTGGCTGACCCGTGGCATGAACCGCGTCTTCGGCCGCTTCTTCAACTGGTTCAACAACATGTTCGGCCGCGCGTCCGAGTCCTATGGCACGGGCGTGTCCAGCGTGATCCGCCGCAAGGCCGGCGCGATGGGCGTGTACGCCGTGCTGGTGGCGGCCACGATCGGCGTGTCGTACCTGGTGCCCGGCGGCTTCGTGCCCGCGCAGGACAAGCAGTACCTGATCGGCTTCACGCAGTTGCCCAACGGCGCATCGCTGGACCGCACGGAAGCGGTGATCCGCCGCATGAGCGACATCGCCTTGAAGGAACCCGGCGTGCAATCGGCCATCGCGTTCCCGGGCTTGTCGATCAACGGCTTTACCAACAGTTCCAGCGCCGGCATCGTGTTCGTCACGCTCAAGCCGTTTGACGAACGCAAGGGTGCCGAGCTGTCGGGCAACGCCATTGCCGCCTCGCTGAACCAGAAGTTTGCCGCCATCCAGGATTCGTTCATCGCCGTGTTCCCGCCCCCGCCCGTGATGGGTTTGGGCACGCTGGGCGGATTCAAGCTGCAACTGGAAGACCGCGCGGCGCTCGGCTATGCCGAGCTGGACAAGGCCAAGCAGGCCTTCCTGGAAAAGGCGCGTCAAACGCCTGAACTGGGCCCTGCGTTCTCCAGCTACGAAATCAACGTGCCGCAGCTGGACGTGGACCTGGACCGTGTGAAGGCCAAGCAGCTGGGTGTGCCGGTGACGGAAGTGTTCGACACCATGCAGATCTACCTGGGTTCGATGTACGTCAACGACTTCAACCGTTTCGGCCGCGTGTTCCAGGTGCGGGCGCAAGCCGACGCCCAGTTCCGCGCGCATGCCGACGACATCCTGCAACTGAAGACCCGCAACGCCGCGGGCGACATGGTCCCGCTGTCTTCGCTGGTGACGGTGAATCAGACGTTCGGCCCTGAAATGGTGGTGCGATACAACGGCTACACCGCCGCCGACATCAACGGCGGCCCGGCTCCGGGGTTTTCGTCGGACCAGGCGCAAGCCGCCGCCGAACGCGTGGCCGCCGAAACGCTGCCGCGTGGCGTGAAGTTCGAATGGACCGACCTGACGTATCAGCAGATCCTGGCGGGCAATGCCGGCTTGTGGGTATTCCCGATCAGTGTGCTGCTGGTGTTCCTGGTGCTGGCCGCGCTGTACGAAAGCCTGACCCTGCCGCTGGCCGTGATCCTGATCGTGCCGATGAGCATCCTGGCTGCGCTGACCGGCGTGTACCTGACGGGCAACGACAACAACATCTTCACGCAGATCGGCTTGATGGTGCTGGTGGGGCTGTCCGCGAAGAACGCGATCCTGATCGTGGAATTCGCCCGCGAGCTTGAAATGAGCGGCCGCACGCCGCTGGAAGCCGCCATCGAAGCCAGCCGCCTGCGTCTGCGTCCGATCCTGATGACGTCCATCGCGTTCATCATGGGTGTGGTGCCGCTGGTGCTGTCGTCGGGCGCCGGTTCCGAAATGCGTCATGCGATGGGCGTGGCGGTGTTCTTCGGGATGTTGGGCGTGACGCTGTTCGGCCTGTTCCTGACGCCGGTGTTCTACGTGCTGCTGCGTTCGCTGGGTGGCAAGCCGCTGCACTCGGCGTCCCAGCATGAAGCGCCGGAGTGCGCGCCGCACATCGACCCGCATGCGCCGCCCGCCCCGCAGACTCACGCATAA
- a CDS encoding efflux transporter outer membrane subunit, protein MIQRLTRGSALLAVLLVLAGCAVGPTYEKPSAAAPAAFKEAALPASEAGTWKPAEPSEDALRGAWWKVFGDDGLNQLQEEAHQANQNLQAAAARLAQSRALQREARAGFFPTLDAAFGPNRQRPSAVSQGLPDGTSTSPVTTWRAQGAVSYEADLFGRVASTADAATADAQQSEALYRSVLLALQADVATTYFLVREQDAESQLYRQTVKLRTDTLQLIQRRYDAGDISELDLARAKAELASAQSEALGIDRRRAAAEHALAVLLGRAPSDFTMPPQPIQKVALSIPAGLPSTLLERRPDIAAAERAMAAANARVGAAKSAFFPRLDITGAFGYESSDLGNLFQWSSRTFLLGPLVGAALSMPIFDGGRRQAGLDRARAVYEEDVAVYRQTVLNAFREVEDNLANLRILADQTKAQDAAVDASARAAKLSHTQYREGSISYLDVIEADRSVLLQQRVAVQLSGEQARSAVELIRAIGGGWDNPVPADTVASR, encoded by the coding sequence ATGATCCAAAGACTGACCCGCGGTTCCGCCCTGCTTGCCGTCCTGCTTGTGCTGGCCGGCTGCGCGGTGGGCCCCACCTACGAAAAGCCGTCCGCCGCCGCGCCGGCGGCGTTCAAGGAAGCCGCCCTGCCCGCGTCCGAGGCCGGCACCTGGAAGCCCGCTGAACCGTCCGAAGACGCGTTGCGCGGCGCCTGGTGGAAGGTATTCGGCGACGACGGCCTGAATCAATTGCAGGAAGAAGCGCATCAGGCCAACCAGAACCTGCAAGCGGCCGCTGCGCGCCTGGCGCAGTCGCGCGCGCTGCAACGCGAAGCCCGCGCCGGCTTCTTCCCGACGCTGGACGCGGCCTTTGGCCCCAACCGCCAGCGCCCGTCCGCCGTGTCGCAAGGCTTGCCCGATGGCACGTCGACCAGCCCCGTGACGACGTGGCGAGCGCAAGGCGCGGTGTCGTACGAGGCCGACCTGTTCGGTCGCGTGGCATCCACCGCCGACGCCGCCACGGCCGACGCGCAGCAAAGCGAGGCGCTGTACCGCTCGGTGCTGCTGGCCTTGCAGGCTGACGTGGCCACCACGTATTTCCTGGTGCGCGAACAGGACGCCGAATCGCAGCTGTATCGCCAGACCGTCAAGCTGCGTACCGACACGCTGCAACTGATCCAGCGCCGCTACGACGCGGGCGACATCAGCGAACTGGACCTGGCACGCGCCAAGGCCGAGCTGGCATCCGCGCAATCGGAAGCGCTGGGCATCGACCGCCGCCGCGCCGCCGCCGAACATGCGCTGGCCGTGTTGCTGGGCCGCGCACCGTCCGACTTCACGATGCCGCCGCAGCCCATCCAGAAGGTGGCGCTGTCGATTCCCGCCGGCCTGCCGTCCACGCTGCTGGAACGCCGCCCGGACATCGCCGCCGCCGAACGCGCCATGGCCGCCGCCAATGCCCGCGTGGGCGCGGCCAAGTCCGCGTTCTTCCCGCGCCTGGACATCACCGGTGCCTTTGGCTATGAATCGTCCGACCTGGGCAACCTGTTCCAGTGGTCCAGCCGCACGTTCCTGTTGGGTCCGCTGGTGGGCGCCGCGTTGTCGATGCCGATCTTTGACGGCGGCCGCCGCCAGGCCGGCCTGGACCGCGCCCGCGCCGTTTACGAAGAAGACGTGGCCGTGTATCGCCAAACGGTGCTGAACGCCTTCCGCGAGGTTGAAGACAACCTGGCCAACCTGCGCATCCTGGCCGACCAGACCAAGGCGCAAGACGCCGCCGTCGACGCCTCGGCGCGCGCCGCCAAGCTGTCGCACACGCAGTACCGCGAAGGCTCGATCAGCTATCTGGACGTGATCGAAGCCGACCGCAGCGTGCTGCTGCAACAACGCGTTGCCGTGCAACTTAGCGGTGAACAGGCGCGGTCGGCAGTGGAACTGATCCGTGCCATCGGCGGCGGCTGGGACAACCCAGTGCCGGCGGACACGGTCGCATCGCGCTAA
- a CDS encoding LysR family transcriptional regulator, protein MDWTHRLRLRNLKMLLSLAQTRNISHSAAMLNTTQPGLSKWLKDLEDDIGLPLFERHARGLRPTPHGDVLIAHAQRLEAQLDRAGADMAALREGGGGRVVIGASGASASDTVPLAVMKLLERMPQARVKLVEGTTDRLLAQLAQGDLDIVVGRSAPEHHDPAIRFEALYLEPIHLVARPRHPLFAIEQPSWPDLLSYRWILWPKGTPIRNAVDAALAAAGQAPPADHVESNSVTINLTLINNSDMISVASHRAALRFSQMRAMRIIPVRLSGFGSVAMYWREDAFRPMAVQEAMAALRNTVAEHAPGVTRL, encoded by the coding sequence ATGGACTGGACCCATCGCCTGCGGCTGCGCAACCTGAAGATGCTGTTAAGTCTGGCGCAGACCCGCAACATCAGCCATTCGGCGGCCATGCTGAACACGACGCAGCCCGGGCTGTCGAAGTGGCTGAAAGACCTGGAAGACGACATCGGCCTGCCGCTGTTCGAGCGCCACGCGCGCGGGCTGCGGCCCACGCCGCATGGCGACGTGCTGATTGCGCATGCGCAGCGGCTGGAAGCGCAGCTGGACCGCGCGGGCGCCGACATGGCCGCGCTGCGCGAAGGCGGCGGGGGCCGGGTGGTGATCGGGGCATCCGGCGCGTCCGCTTCCGACACCGTGCCGCTGGCCGTGATGAAGCTGTTGGAACGCATGCCGCAAGCGCGCGTGAAACTGGTCGAAGGCACTACCGACCGCCTGCTGGCGCAGCTGGCGCAAGGGGATCTGGATATCGTGGTGGGCCGCTCGGCGCCTGAACATCACGACCCGGCCATTCGCTTTGAAGCCTTGTACCTGGAGCCCATCCACCTGGTGGCGCGCCCGCGCCATCCGCTGTTTGCCATTGAACAACCCAGTTGGCCGGACCTGCTGTCGTACCGCTGGATTCTCTGGCCCAAGGGCACGCCGATCCGCAATGCGGTGGACGCGGCGCTGGCGGCCGCCGGCCAGGCCCCGCCCGCCGATCACGTGGAATCGAACTCCGTGACCATCAACCTCACGCTGATCAACAACAGCGACATGATCAGCGTTGCCTCGCATCGCGCGGCGCTGCGCTTTTCGCAGATGCGCGCGATGCGCATCATCCCCGTGCGCTTGTCGGGCTTTGGTTCGGTGGCGATGTACTGGCGCGAAGACGCGTTCCGCCCGATGGCCGTGCAAGAGGCGATGGCGGCGCTGCGCAACACGGTGGCCGAACACGCACCCGGTGTGACGAGGCTTTGA
- the gtdA gene encoding gentisate 1,2-dioxygenase: MPDGHTPGAHPSANPDAHPDAHPSADRAQYYARIAKKHMAPLWESLHNLVPRQPSPRCVPALWKYDDVRDDVMASGSLISAEEAVRRVLILENPGLPGQASITQSLYAGLQLILPGEVAPSHRHTQSALRFIVEGRGAYTAVNGERTTMHPGDFIITPSWTWHDHGNADTVEGGEPVVWLDGLDIPLLRFLDAGFAENYPQAAQPVTRPEGDSMARFGHNMAPVRHQATSGTSPIFNYPYERSREALDALYRHGELDPWDGVKLRYLNPATGGYPMPTMATFMQLLPAGFQGKAYRSTDSTVYSVVEGRGIARIGDEEFHFGPRDVFVAPSWMPVQLAALDDATLFSYSDRPVQDALGVWREERIG; encoded by the coding sequence ATGCCCGACGGCCACACCCCCGGCGCACACCCCAGCGCAAACCCGGACGCACACCCCGACGCACACCCCAGCGCCGACCGTGCGCAGTACTACGCGCGCATCGCCAAGAAACATATGGCTCCGCTGTGGGAGTCCCTGCATAACCTGGTGCCCCGCCAGCCCTCGCCGCGCTGCGTACCCGCCCTGTGGAAATACGACGATGTGCGTGACGACGTCATGGCGTCCGGCTCGTTGATTAGCGCCGAAGAAGCCGTGCGGCGCGTCCTGATCCTGGAAAACCCCGGCCTGCCCGGGCAAGCCAGCATCACGCAAAGCCTGTACGCCGGGCTGCAACTGATCTTGCCGGGTGAAGTGGCGCCCAGCCACCGCCACACGCAGTCGGCACTGCGTTTCATCGTGGAAGGGCGCGGCGCCTACACCGCCGTCAACGGCGAACGCACCACCATGCACCCGGGCGACTTCATCATCACGCCGTCCTGGACCTGGCACGACCACGGCAATGCCGACACCGTTGAAGGCGGCGAACCGGTCGTCTGGCTGGACGGCCTGGACATTCCGCTGCTGCGCTTTCTGGATGCGGGCTTTGCCGAAAACTATCCGCAGGCCGCGCAGCCCGTGACGCGTCCAGAAGGCGACAGCATGGCGCGCTTCGGGCACAACATGGCGCCGGTGCGCCACCAAGCCACCAGCGGCACATCGCCCATCTTCAACTACCCCTACGAACGCAGCCGCGAGGCGCTGGACGCGCTGTATCGCCATGGCGAGCTTGACCCTTGGGACGGCGTGAAGCTGCGCTACCTGAACCCGGCCACGGGCGGCTACCCCATGCCGACGATGGCCACGTTCATGCAGCTGCTGCCGGCGGGCTTCCAGGGCAAGGCGTATCGCAGCACCGATTCCACCGTGTACAGCGTGGTGGAAGGCCGGGGCATCGCGCGTATCGGCGATGAAGAATTCCACTTCGGTCCGCGAGACGTGTTCGTCGCGCCGTCGTGGATGCCGGTGCAGTTGGCCGCGCTGGATGACGCCACGCTGTTCAGCTATTCCGACCGCCCGGTGCAGGACGCGCTGGGCGTGTGGCGCGAAGAACGCATCGGCTGA
- a CDS encoding fumarylacetoacetate hydrolase family protein, giving the protein MPFVFAPPAPAAVPIAGSLDTFPVRRVYCVGRNYAAHAREMGFDPDREPPFFFCKPADAVVPVAEGQTLSLPYPPETANLHYEIELVAAIGQGGADIAVDDAHKHVWGYAVGLDMTRRDLQMKMREAGRPWELGKAFDRSAPIGPLHPAASSSGIEHAGIWLQVNGTDKQRSDIGKLIWSVAETVAYLSRYFRLEPGDLIYTGTPEGVGPVVRGDQMLGGVDGLGTLSVKMV; this is encoded by the coding sequence ATGCCTTTCGTGTTTGCTCCCCCCGCGCCCGCTGCCGTGCCCATCGCCGGCAGCCTGGACACGTTTCCCGTACGCCGCGTCTACTGCGTCGGCCGCAACTACGCCGCCCATGCGCGCGAGATGGGCTTTGACCCCGACCGCGAACCGCCCTTCTTCTTCTGCAAGCCCGCCGACGCCGTCGTGCCGGTCGCAGAGGGCCAGACGCTGAGCCTGCCCTACCCACCCGAAACCGCCAACCTGCATTACGAAATCGAACTCGTCGCGGCCATTGGCCAAGGCGGCGCCGACATTGCCGTGGACGACGCGCACAAACATGTCTGGGGCTACGCCGTGGGCCTGGACATGACGCGCCGCGACCTGCAAATGAAAATGCGCGAAGCCGGCCGCCCGTGGGAATTGGGCAAGGCATTCGACCGCAGCGCGCCCATCGGACCGCTGCATCCGGCGGCATCGAGCAGCGGCATCGAACACGCCGGCATCTGGCTACAGGTCAACGGCACCGACAAGCAACGCAGCGACATCGGCAAGCTGATCTGGTCTGTGGCCGAGACCGTGGCCTACCTGTCCCGCTACTTCCGGCTGGAGCCGGGCGACCTGATCTACACCGGCACACCCGAAGGCGTCGGCCCCGTCGTGCGCGGCGACCAGATGCTGGGCGGCGTGGATGGGCTGGGCACACTCAGCGTAAAGATGGTCTGA